The genomic window AGCATCCCTCATGACCATGGAGAGGGTTGCGCCCCGATCTGCCCGCGCCTACTTTGTTGTTGACCACAACGAATGTGGTGACGAATGACGAAGGAGTCAGATGTCCCCCCACGAGACCCTGCACGAGACCCGACGCGACCTCGGCGTCGCCATGGTCGGCCACGGCTTCATGGGCGCCGCCCACTCGCAGGCCTGGCGCACGGTGCCCGCGTTCTTCGACCTGCCGCTCGCGCCGCGGATGACCGCCATCGTCGGTCGCGACGCCGACGCGACCCGTGCCGCGGCGGCCCGGTGGGGCTGGGGCCGGGCCGAGTCCGACTGGAGGCGCGTGGTCGAGAGCGACGACGTCCAGCTCGTCGACATCTGCTCGCCCGGCTCGACGCACGTCGAGATCGCGGTCGCCGCCCTCGAGGCCGGCAAGCACGTGCTCTGCGAGAAGCCGCTCGCCAACACCGTGGCCGAGGCCGAGCTCATGGCCGAGGCCGCGGCCCGGGCCGCCGAGCGCGGCGTCCTCGCGATGGTCGGCTTCAGCTACCGCCGGGTGCCCGCCATCACCTTCGCCCGCGACCTCGTCGCGCGGGGCGCGATCGGGGAGCTGCGCCAGGTGCGGGCCCTCTACCTCCAGGACTGGCTGGTCGACCCCGAGGGCCCGATGACCTGGCGCCTCGACAAGAGCGTGGCGGGCTCCGGCTCGCTCGGCGACATCGGCGCGCACCTCGTCGACGCCGTGCAGTTCGTCACGGGCCGGGCGCTGACCGACGTCAGCGGCCTGCTGCACACGTTCACGACCGAGCGCCCCCTGCTCGGCGAGGTCCGCGGCCTCGGCGGCACCGCCTCCTCCGAGCGCGGGCAGGTCACGGTCGACGACGCGGCCCTCTTCACCGCGAAGATCGCAGGAGGCGCCCTCGCGACCTTCGAGGCCACCCGCGTCGCGACCGGCCGCAAGAACGCGCTGCGGCTCGAGTTCAGCGGCACGGGCGGCGCGATCGCCTTCGACCTCGAGCGGATGAACGAGCTCGAGGTCTACGACGCCGGCGCCCCGGTCGACCGGCTCGGCTTCCGGCGCGTGCTCGTCACTGAGCCGGATCACCCCTACACGGGCTCGTGGTGGCCGACCGGCCACGGCCTCGGCTACGAGCACGCCTTCAGCCACCAGGCCCGCGACCTCGTCACCGCGATCGCCGCGGGGGAGCAGCCGACCCCCTCCTTCGCCGAGGGCCTCCAGGTGCAGCGCGTGCTCGACGCCGTCGAGCGCAGCGCCGCCGACGGCAGCCGCTGGCTCGCGACCGACCCGACCGAGCCGACCGACCCGGCCGACGCGACCGACCCGGCCGCGGCCACCGCGGCGACAGCCCCGGCCGAGGCAGCCCGGTGACCCGCCGACGCAAGAGCAGCCTCGGCCTCGCGGTCGCCGCCGTGACCGCCGTCGCGCTCACGGGCTGTGCGGTCGACACCTCGTCCCCTCCCGGCCACGTGTCGGTGCTCGACAGCTACGGCGACGGCAACGACAACGTCGTGATCGGCGCGACGCTCGAGGCCTGCGGCCGAGAGCTGGGCGTCACGATCGACCGCACCTCGGTGCCGGGGTCGTCGCTGATCCAGAAGACCCTGCAGCAGGCGTCGTCGAGGACGCTCCCCGACGTGCTCATGCTCGACAACCCCGACCTGCAGCAGATCGCGGAGACGGGAGCGCTGTCGCCGCTGACCGACTACGGCATCTCGACCGAGGGCTACGCCGACGGGGTGCTCGACGCGGGCACCTACGACGGCGAGGTCTACGGCCTCGCGCCCACGGTCAACACCATCGCCCTCTTCTACGACCGTGACGCGCTCGCCGCGGCGGGCATCGCCCCGCCGACCACCTGGGCCGAGCTGACCGAGGCTGCGGCGGAGCTGACCGAGGGCGACCGCTACGGGCTCGCCTTCGCGGCGCCCGCCGCCTACGAGGGCGCCTGGCAGTTCCTCCCCTTCATGTGGTCGAACGGAGGCGACGAGCGCGACATCGCCACCGACGGGACGGCCGAGGCACTCCAGCTGATGACCGACTTCGTGGCCGACGGCTCGGCCTCGCGCAGCGTCGTGAACTGGACGCAGGCCGACGTCAACGACCAGTTCATGGCCGGCCGTGCGGCGATGATGGTCAACGGCCCCTGGCAGATCCCCGCCCTGCAGGCCGACAGCGACGTCGACTACGGGATCGCGACCCTGCCGGTGCCCGAGGCAGGCGACACCCCCGTCGCGCCCCTCGGCGGCGAGGTCTGGACGGTGCCCCGCACGGGCGACGCCGAGAAGCAGGCCCTCGCGGCGCAGGTCGTCGAGTGCCTCAACACCGACGAGAACCAGCTCGACATGGCCACGAAGCGATTCACGATCCCCTCGAAGACCGCCGTCGCGACCGAGTTCGGCCAGCAGGTGCCCGAGGAGCAGGTCTTCGTCGACCTCGTCGCCGACGCCCGCGCCCGCACGGCCCAGCTGGGCGTCGAGTGGCCGACCCAGGCGACCAAGATCTACACCGCCGTGCAGTCCGCACTGACGGGGCAGGCGACTCCCTCACGTGCCCTCGAGAGAGCGGAGGAAGGCTGAGATGGCGACCACCACGACCACGACCACCGCGCAGGAGGCGGTCCGCGCCTCCCGCAGCCGCTCCTCCGTCGGGGCCGCGTCGGCCCCCGCACCTGCCTCAACGCGTCGGCGCGGACGCCGCGAGCGCACCGCGCAGCTGATGTTCCTCGTCCCGGCGCTCGTCTACATGGTGCTGTTCTTCGGCTACCCCGTCGTGCAGAACGTCGTGATGGGGTTCCAGGCGTACACGACCAAGACCTTCTACACGGGCGAGGCCCCCTTCGTCGGGCTGCAGAACTACGTCGAGGTGCTCGGCAGCGCCGTCTTCGGCAGCGCGCTGCTCAACACGGCGCTCTTCACGGTCGGCTCGCTGGTGGGCCAGTTCGTGCTCGGCCTGGCGTTCGCGCTGTTCTTCCGCAACCGGTTCCCGCTGAACGGCGTGCTGCGCTCGCTGATGCTGCTGCCCTGGCTGCTGCCGCTGATCGTCTCCAGCGCCGTGTGGAAGTGGATCCTCGACCAGGACAGCGGGGTGCTGAACCAGTTCCTCACCGGCACAGGCCTGGTCGCAGACCCGGTGCCCTGGCTGAACAGCCCGTCGCTGGCGCTCGTGACCGTGATCGCCGTCAACATCTGGATCGGCATCCCGTTCAACATGACCATCCTCTACAGCGGGCTGCAGGGCATCCCCGACGAGCTGTACGAGGCAGGCTCGCTCGACGGCGCCACCCGCTGGCGCGCGTTCCGCCACATCACGTGGCCGCTGCTCAGGCCTGTCGTGATGGTCGTCCTCGTGCTCGGCGTCGTCTACACGATCAAGGTGCTCGACATCATCCTCGGCCTCACCAACGGCGGGCCCGCGAACTCGACGGCGACCCTCGCGACCGAGTCGTACAAGCTCTCGTTCACGCAGTTCGACTTCGGGGCGGGCGCGGCGCTCAGCAACGTCCTCATCGTCATCTCGGCGGTGTTCGCGATCGTCTACCTCCGCCTCAACAGGAAGGCCGTCGATGACTGACGCGACCCTCTCGCCGACCCTCGTCGCCCGAGGCGGCGAGCCGCGCCTCCGGAAGCCCAGGGGCAGGCACGCCTGGGTGAACACGATCATCGGGGTCGTGCTGCTCGGCATCATGTTGTTCCCCGTCTACTGGATGGTCAACATCTCTCTCCAGCCGGCGGGTGCTGCGGTCGAGGCCGCCTGGTTCCCGTTCGAGGCGCAGCTCGGCGGGTACGCCACCGCGATCGCCGAGCAGTCCGGCAACCTGCTGACGAGCCTGCTCGTCGCGCTCGGCAGCGTCGTGCTCAGCCTCGCGATCGCGACGCCGGCCGCGTACGCCCTGGCACAGTTCCGCCTCCGGTACGTCGACGTCGTGCTGCTCGCGATCCTCGTCGCCCAGATGATCCCGGGCATCGTCGTCGCGAACGCGCTGTACTCGGCGTTCAACACGCTCGGCCTGCTCAACTCGATCGGCGGGCTGATCCTGGCCGACTCGACCGCGGGCATCCCGTTCGCGATCCTCATCATGCGGGCGTTCATGCTCGGCATCCCGCCGTCGATCATCGAGGCGGCCAAGGTCGACGGCGCCGGTGCCTTCAGGGCCTTCCGGTCGATCGTCGTCCCGAT from Frigoribacterium sp. PvP032 includes these protein-coding regions:
- a CDS encoding Gfo/Idh/MocA family protein, coding for MSPHETLHETRRDLGVAMVGHGFMGAAHSQAWRTVPAFFDLPLAPRMTAIVGRDADATRAAAARWGWGRAESDWRRVVESDDVQLVDICSPGSTHVEIAVAALEAGKHVLCEKPLANTVAEAELMAEAAARAAERGVLAMVGFSYRRVPAITFARDLVARGAIGELRQVRALYLQDWLVDPEGPMTWRLDKSVAGSGSLGDIGAHLVDAVQFVTGRALTDVSGLLHTFTTERPLLGEVRGLGGTASSERGQVTVDDAALFTAKIAGGALATFEATRVATGRKNALRLEFSGTGGAIAFDLERMNELEVYDAGAPVDRLGFRRVLVTEPDHPYTGSWWPTGHGLGYEHAFSHQARDLVTAIAAGEQPTPSFAEGLQVQRVLDAVERSAADGSRWLATDPTEPTDPADATDPAAATAATAPAEAAR
- a CDS encoding extracellular solute-binding protein — translated: MTRRRKSSLGLAVAAVTAVALTGCAVDTSSPPGHVSVLDSYGDGNDNVVIGATLEACGRELGVTIDRTSVPGSSLIQKTLQQASSRTLPDVLMLDNPDLQQIAETGALSPLTDYGISTEGYADGVLDAGTYDGEVYGLAPTVNTIALFYDRDALAAAGIAPPTTWAELTEAAAELTEGDRYGLAFAAPAAYEGAWQFLPFMWSNGGDERDIATDGTAEALQLMTDFVADGSASRSVVNWTQADVNDQFMAGRAAMMVNGPWQIPALQADSDVDYGIATLPVPEAGDTPVAPLGGEVWTVPRTGDAEKQALAAQVVECLNTDENQLDMATKRFTIPSKTAVATEFGQQVPEEQVFVDLVADARARTAQLGVEWPTQATKIYTAVQSALTGQATPSRALERAEEG
- a CDS encoding carbohydrate ABC transporter permease, whose amino-acid sequence is MATTTTTTTAQEAVRASRSRSSVGAASAPAPASTRRRGRRERTAQLMFLVPALVYMVLFFGYPVVQNVVMGFQAYTTKTFYTGEAPFVGLQNYVEVLGSAVFGSALLNTALFTVGSLVGQFVLGLAFALFFRNRFPLNGVLRSLMLLPWLLPLIVSSAVWKWILDQDSGVLNQFLTGTGLVADPVPWLNSPSLALVTVIAVNIWIGIPFNMTILYSGLQGIPDELYEAGSLDGATRWRAFRHITWPLLRPVVMVVLVLGVVYTIKVLDIILGLTNGGPANSTATLATESYKLSFTQFDFGAGAALSNVLIVISAVFAIVYLRLNRKAVDD
- a CDS encoding carbohydrate ABC transporter permease — its product is MTDATLSPTLVARGGEPRLRKPRGRHAWVNTIIGVVLLGIMLFPVYWMVNISLQPAGAAVEAAWFPFEAQLGGYATAIAEQSGNLLTSLLVALGSVVLSLAIATPAAYALAQFRLRYVDVVLLAILVAQMIPGIVVANALYSAFNTLGLLNSIGGLILADSTAGIPFAILIMRAFMLGIPPSIIEAAKVDGAGAFRAFRSIVVPISRDALITAGLFTFLFTWSDFLFGLTLTTTEQVRPITLGIYQYIGTYTSDWSTVMATAVLASLPAIVLLVVAQKFVAAGATGGAVK